TGAGCAAATCCATAGAAGCTGAGAAAGAACTTGTTGCTCAGGAAAAGAAGAGGGAGGAGGACAAAAAGGTGGCAATCGAGCCAAAAGAAGAGATTGTAAAGAAGGAAGAGGTCGTCGAGTCTGATAAACCGGACGGAAAGGTGGCACAGTTAGGCGACAAGGCAGTTGTCAAGAAATCTACACCGCCTGCCGATGGGGAAAACCAGGAGCCTGTCAAAGTCAAGGCAGAAAACGAAAAGGAGGAGAAAAAACATGCACCAATTAAAACTGAAAAGCAGGACGATATCGACTCTACTGAGACTGACGATGCCCCATCAGCAGAAAAACCCGCTGAAGAAAAGATAGCTTCCTCCGAATCGAAACCGAAGACCAAATCTGAGGACGATCCAGAGGCCGAGACCAAGAAGAGCCAACCGGAAAAGACTGAAACTGAGGCGGCCGAGAAGTCGGTTTCGGATGAAAAGCAGGCTGCCGAGCCGAATGCAGAAAGCGAGAATAGGAACGACTTGACCACTTCCAAAGCGACCGAGGCAGCCCAGGAGTCAGTCGAGAAGTCGCCGGTTGAGGATGCTTCTAGTCCTGCTGTGGAAGATCTGGCAGCTGCAACCACACCGCAATCTCCTTTGGGCGCTGCCGATTCCGCTGCTGAGACGCCGCCTGCTGAGACAGGCGATGACTCGCAGGCTTCGCCCTTGGTCGCCGCTGTAACTCCGCCTGTCTTGGCCCTCAACGACCAGCCCATGGAGGATACTCCAGCCGAGGAGGAGGCACGCGTCTCGCCGTCGGCCACCGTCGAGGAGGTGGTAATGGCCGAAAGCGCCAATGCCGGCGCAATGGCCACCGAAGAGGCCGCCAAGGACGATCCGGCCGCCATGGAGATCGATGACACCAGCCAGGAGGTGATGATGCAGTAGATTGGGCCCATTCAGGAGCCGTAAACACCTTTATTTAACTACTACTCCATATAACTAGTATTTTAAGACAAAAGCCGCAAATAATGTAGATGTAATCCTGCCCTGCTTTCCCTTTTATATCCCAACAGATCCCAATACTTTCCAATAAGGCAAGCAGTGGTAGCTCCCCCTTCGTAGCCGTAAGTCGCAGCCCGGACACGATCCAACACTAGACTCTGTTGGCGGTTCGGTGTTTCATGCTCTGTGGCCTccccttttgttttgtatttatgtTGTGCTGTCCACCCCCTTGCGAATGACAATTTTGAGTATCTCAACCCCCTCGCCACTGTTCccaaatttttttaaataatctaGTTTTAGACGCTGTCCGTGGCACGAACTTCGGCAAGCTGTGAGCGCGATTAAACACAGAATAAACACTACTCGTAATAACAGTTCGCCGCCGTTATCCTTTCGATCCTTTCAGGTGCAGGTGCAGTATATCTTAAAAGCATAATAGGATTTACCAAAACGCTGTAGGGATAGCTTAGCATGTTGCTAAAGGTTTTTGTCCactttttattataaattttggGCAATTGAGCAAAGCTTTAATTATAATTGTGTAAGGTTGAGGTATTCCAGGACAAAGGACATTTAAAGGAACTTGTTGGAATACCTGATTGGGGTCATTTTGTTggcattttaaatgaaatgactTGCTTTTGAACGAATAGAATCGGGCGTTAATTTGATTGTGGTTGCAGTTATAGtttgtgaaatatttaacagTTGTGCTGATGTTTTTGGTTACTAACTCAATTTATGGGGCTAGATAAGTTCGTCGGACTAGTGCAATCTGACATATCGACGCTTTTAATCGCCGAATGCTTTGCAAGCCAATCGAATccttttctatttgtttttgcccAGTGAAAGCCAGTCGAGTTTCTTTGGTATAGATTGTGTAGGTGTGTGAGTAACAAGCAAACAGAAACACAGAAATTGGCACGCAAGGCGAGCAAGCAAACAGGTCGTGTAATCACTTAGCAAACTAGTTCAAATTGGTAACGTGTGAAGAAGCCAATGGGAATCCCGGCGAGCGGCGGTGGTTGGCGGACACCTCGGTTCCTCGGAACGCGTGgatccatccatccaaccaTTTCCGCTTAAGCTCTCGTTTCCGTTCCGTTTCGCTCCCAAGTTCCGCTACCGCTTCCGCCTCCGATTCCCAATCCGATATCGATTTCGTATCTCTGTGTCCGCTCCAAATCCGATACCAGATCGGTCGATGCTCCGCTCGCGCTCCCGGACAATATATGGTTATGGCCCCAGGAGCCGGAGTGGGCCGGGCCGGGCCGGAATGCCGGCTAGCCCAGCAGCACCTTGCGCATCATGAATCCGCTGCTGGCGCTCGCCGCCGGAACGGATGATCCACGCGCCGCCGGCTGCTCTGGCTCGATGCACTTGGAGGAGCAGAGGTACTGCAGCAATGGTACACGGTACTTTCCGCAAAAGTCCACGAACTTGATGTGCTCCACCCGGTTGTCGAAGAAGACGCCCTTGCAGTTGGGATTCACGCAGCAATTGGCGCTGTTCAAATACTCGGCCAGTGTCCTGGGGATGTCATAGGGTCCGGGTCTCTGGCCACTGGCCTTCACCATGCGACCAGCCAGCTCGAGGAGGGTGGGTGGCTTCAGCGCCATGTCCTGCACGAAGCGCACCACCAGCGGATTGTCACGTAGGCTCAGCTGTAGATGAAGAGAGTAGACGGCGGATGAGGATCGGTAAGGATAAtggcatttaattatttctgaaagtcatattttttattacagGAATCGCTTCTTACCTCAGTCAGATTCTTCAGTGCCACGATGTCCTTGGGAAGATGACGCAGACGGTTcttgtgcagcagcagcgacttGAGGTTCTTCAGTCGGGCGATGCTGGTCGGCAGAATCTCGATCAGATTGTCGCACAGGACGAGAGCCTGCAGCTGATTAAGGGAACCCACCGCCTCGGGAACTTCGCTGATTAGATTGCCGCCGAGGGACAGCACATGCAGACTGCAAAGATACAAATGCATCTCGAAGTTAGCTACCTCAGTTATCTATGGGTATAATAGCATATCGGAATATTAGACTTggaatgtatttatttatattcctGATTTCAATTGTACTATCAATACGAAAGGTGCGCTGATTAGGTAACAGATACTTTCTTTTAAAACAGTCACCAACTACCATTTATTTAGTTACCTATAGTAGAAAATGAAAGTCTAGGcagaaaaaatattcaaatgaacTTCAGTAGAGataaacaaatacacacaagCGAATTTCGAAACCAAAGTTCAACTCAATGGTAGAGAATGAAATCTCCTTGGATGTAGCcgaaaattatatatatatttatattaattattcaaCTAAATTTGTGTTAAGGCTTAAAACTAGACTGATGTTAAGTAATATTTCATAGCTGTTGAAACAATTTTACTTTCAAACGGGTCAAATGTAATGTTGATAGGTCGACGATcgatgatttaatttaaaatggacGAAATCATCTAAATTTGAaactaatttgatttgatttaattagaatcagattaatttttaagcagtAGAAAATATTTCTAATACTTCTACTATTTCCTGTACCATAAGTGTTTGCACCTTTTGAAGTGAATCACTTAGCTGAGGGGCTCAGGCACACAGCTTATGTCACGGTTCATAGGCACACTCTACTGTACACACCACTGGCCACAGGGTCCTCTTGACATTCCTATGGGGTCTTAGGTGCGAAACAATCAATACCCTCGTCGTCATTACAAAGTCCAGGCCCCACGATAACTAAtgccaatttgaatttatgtaCCTGGTACTCGTGGAGTTGCTTATTAAGCTTATTAAGCCATAAACAAAGGTATGCTCAGATATGGTATAAGGATTTAACATAGTTTAgatcattatttaattttaattattaatttttttaatggaATTTCGAGTAGGGTAACAATTGGTCGAGACCCTCAAGggtttaaattgtttttcaactgatttttgatattttttttgtgcgattttgttgtatttgtgccatttttgcactttgtttattattatattaatacaCGGCCGTATCTTTATGGGCCGACCAAATCGGTTGGGTCGATTCGAGTACGTGTTTTTGCTAGATTTGGCCTTTACGTCGCCACCGCCACCAACGCCACTGCCAGCCGATTCCCGAATCCACCGAACCACCAATCCACCGACCCGTTGAAAGCGCCCAACTGCCGTACAAGTGGCAGACCGGCGTTATCAGCTCCCCGGCTATATAGCTATATAATACGATCTCGTCTGTGCCCGTGCTTTTATACATGGCAACAGCGCGCAGTCGTCGGCCCTTCTCCACGAGTGGATTGGGATCCACTACACTTGCAGAAAAGGAATGGCAGAGGGTAAAACCCAATCAACTCCCAAATAAATCAAGCAAAGAGACGCCTCTGCGTCATCGACTTGTACAATTGGCTTCCACTGATAATGTAAAAGTTCTGGGGTAAAAGGAACTATATTTGTAGGCGAAATGTGTGCTGCTCCAGGAATTTATTACAAATTCAGTTAAAAGATtggaaacatatatatatatatatatatatataaaggtAGTATATACCCTAGTCCACTCCATTCAAATGTCGCCGCCAATGAAATTATAATTGCAAAGCACTCATAAATCTAATAATTTGCCCATTTAACGTTATCTATACTATTAATTTTATTCCAACTTATCGCCCTTTTCGTGTGTTTTGACCATTGTTTGTCAGTCTCAAGTTTCATTTTTGACCTTCACGgcgttttttttcttcatttttgcAAACCAAATCGAAAGTAATcaagtttaaaatattatatatatatattaaattatatacgccaaaaaaaattaactataaataatacatttttaggGCTTACGGAAATTGTTGAAATGATCTTGTATATATGTTTCTTGATATACTTCGACCCTGTAATCATGTCTCATACTTTACCTattatagttttgtttttctttgtcTGAATCAATCAGAAACGCAGATAAATGTGCCCACGAGCAAACCGAAAGTCAGCTGATACAAATTATTGCTTTTCAAGAcgaagccaaacaaaaacacttgGGCAAACAAACGATCGACTAGCACATACATACCTTTGCATCTTCCAGATATCCTTCGAGACGCTGGAGATCTTGTTACCGCCCAGATAGAGGTACTTGAGGTGGCGCAGCTCGGTGACCTGTTCCGGAAAGTGGGTTAATTGATTGCCACTCAGATTGAGCTCCTTGAGCGTGGAGTTGGTGCCACCGGTGGCATTgccgttgccattgccattggccATTTTGGTGAGCAGCGATTTGGGCAGCGAGGCATTGGTCAGCAGGTTATTCTTGGCTATCAGGGTGACCAGCGGCAGTTGGCAGACGGCATCCGGCAGCGTGGTGATTGCATTCGAGCTGAGATCCAGAATCTTCAGATTGCCGAACTGCAGCAGTAGACGGGGCAAGCCGACCAATCGATTGTGATTGAGCAGCATGGTCTCGATGTCGCCACTGGACTTGAGCAGAGCCTTCTGCGGCGAGGCCAGGTGATCCTCCAGCGTGACCAGGTCCAGGCTCATACGGCCAAAGTCCAGTGTCTTCTGCTCCCGCGAATCCGTGTCCGAACTGTCCGACGTGTACACCTCCATGGCTGATCTTCTCCTGGTGACTTGCTGCTCACTGGATTGACTGGACGCACGATCTCTTTGTTTACAACTGATCTGATCTCGAGATGATCCAAATCGAAACGCTCTcgcgcacacacaaaaaaaaaccgcaacgcaaacgaaaacaaaaaacagatgTGAATGTGTATAGTAtggtgtggtgtggtgtggtgCGGTGTGGTATGGGATGTCAGcggaaaatatgaattaatttatataaaaaaccgTCGCGACACTTGACGCTCGCACTGTTCAGCTCGCCCAGCGCGAATGCCAAgtggtttggtttttgtttcgcttATGCGACGGCTAGCTTTTCAGTTCGGATCGCCAAGCCGACAGTACGACTTTATATTGAGTACTATATCACCTCCAAGCGATTGGATCTTCGGTTGGGTCTCAGATTGCCAATGCGCCAGCTAGGCGGTTTCTCTCGCTCTCACCGCACAGTGGGACAAAGTTCGTTATTCTGTGAAGCAATGTTAAGAAACATAATATTATGTACAACGTGACGGATGAGCGATATTTGACACACTTTAGTGTAAAGTAATCAGTAAGAATGGaagcaaacaataaataagGCTTACTTACTGAATATCATAATCAACATATGTATAATGTTCTGTAAGATTTCCGATTGTTTTGCCAAAACAAATAGATATGCAGACACTGCACCTGCTCACCCTCCGCATCcgaggcgtatgcgtaatgcgaTAACTAGCACGTTCTTGATTCTGGCTGGCTATAGTATGTGTAATATAACTAATACTGGTTCTGTTACCCTGGGCCAAAGGTACACGGATTTCGCGTGGGTGGCCCAAACAGTTGGAGTGCGTTTTGGGTGGGACAAGCGCTTATCGGTGGGAGGAAACAACTGGGTAGACCATACAGATGTCGTCTTACTTCTGGGCAGCcatataaatacttttgacaTTATCAATTATTTgacattaattattttattgaatttgtttatggTTTCCACTTTGTGCTGCAATTATAATACAACAATATAAATAGTATTAAAGCAAGTGGGATCCTTTGCTAAGAGGTTTTCCTATCTGAGAGTGAATAAAATATACGGGGAACCCGGATGTTATGGTTGAATAAACTTTATAAGGTGATTAGGTATTTATTACAATTGTATGAGACTTAACTTGAATGGGGTTATGTTAGGAAGTGGCTAAATTTtcacaaacaaattatttcaGCTAGGCAACTTTCataaaaaacttaatagaaaCTATTATTAAACTAATACAAATACTGCCATCAAGTTTTGTGAAAagtaaaatacttttttagGAAGATGAAGTAACATACTGGATCAATCAAACTTTACAAATTAACCATAGCTTGGTAACAAAGTCTAGAAACTGCCACTGCGGTTTCAGCGCTTAAAGATCGAATCGATTGATCACACGAGCGCCGGGAGCTGAGCAAATTTTATGGCACACCGTCGACTGTGGCCCTTAATCCATTTCGCAACCTTACCACTTGGCCAACGAATAGGCCAATCGACCAATCACCAGTTGGTTATGGGACTTTCGTAAAGTTATCGAACAGCCCACTTCATCCGTGCaatcaatatatatttactctcgtcaatcttttgtttttattgcccgCCTGACTTTCTGTACTTAGAGGCTTCTAATCAAAACATCGCACCGCCCCTTCTGGGTAGTCGTTTGTTTTTGCACGTTTCAAAAAAATGGGATCGCATGTGTTGTTTATCAACAAAATATGGtgggaaaatgttttcatCATAAAGTTACGCGATCAACAAGGCTAAATGGTAGTTTGAAAGGATGCTGAAGAATTCGAGTGGTTAGCAATGGACTTTGGAAGCTATGTACGAGATAATTGAACTTTCGAAATGAAAACTTTAAGCTTATAGAGCTCCAGAGAAACTGTACTTCTGGAACTATGGCAAAAACTATCCCTATTTCTCCCTGTGCACCAATGTTTGGCTTCTTAATCTTCTTCTTCGCCAGGGGGGATGGGACCATTGGGGCTCTGGAACCATTTGGCCTGGcaataattgtttattatcGCGTCACTGGAGctttttgttgctgtcgctgtGTCGCGGTGATAAGAGCACACTCCAAATATCAAAAATCAAGAGCCGCTGCGATCGCGACTGGCCAGCGATGGCGATCGTTGCTatctatttataattaaaccaaaaatttATGGCTTGCTCAAACTCCAATCTGTATCAATTTACAATTGTTGCacgaaagcaaaacaaaggaaaagtTCTTAGACCATTTTCAAAAGTTATTAACCCAATTGGAGTCACAAGAATTCGGCGCGGAGAAAGGACATGCCTAAATCGGATCGAAGATAATTGAGAATTGGAATGTTGAATGTTTGGTAGATTTATGTACGTAGATTTAATTTCTGAACTAAGCAGTCAGAAAGACAAAAgattaacaattttattaattacccAGACAAGCGATCCCTATCTCTTTTTAGATGATCCagtaaaatactttttttggtaaatttattttgtaaaataaatgttttgggcaaattttcgagttttttttttccctcaaaattaaatgcaaatcgattgggatttaaaaaacaaactcaacgaggtatgacattccatatttgggtaATTATTTCCGTTGTTTTGATCAAaatactaaatatatttacaccAAAAAACTGGGGAACtaattttggcaaaaaactcatttttcaagttggcttttttggctataacttgactaaaaatggtcGCAGAGCAAAAAGATgtaccattttatactccttACGACCAATACTAACAACCCCTATCACTTTTAAacggattttgtaaaattaatttttggccaaattttcgca
The DNA window shown above is from Drosophila melanogaster chromosome X and carries:
- the PPP4R2r gene encoding protein phosphatase 4 regulatory subunit 2-related protein, isoform A, whose product is MVTMENSDEIMQILERFTDLKQKEIPKELEEYLQYVAKTGDTIFKWSSLKYLFREKLLSVIKHFNEDSPRLEEIPNYPNVDPFNYETMKSSLLERLDLFNAAPFTVQRLCELLIDPRKQYSRIDKFMRALEKNILVVSTIDPGRKRTESENGDSLDSVVNGDLSMEVNIDIEMENNNGNADEGSSPGAGSAGCAQKASCPRSDDNDQPKAKKAKLEIDGEERSEASDETDTEVATRVKNEKDEKNDNDETDSPHEAAEIEEPDEEVDEADQETKTTKQPAYGSQKEGEQEESFPSSADDEAEDPMVSKSIEAEKELVAQEKKREEDKKVAIEPKEEIVKKEEVVESDKPDGKVAQLGDKAVVKKSTPPADGENQEPVKVKAENEKEEKKHAPIKTEKQDDIDSTETDDAPSAEKPAEEKIASSESKPKTKSEDDPEAETKKSQPEKTETEAAEKSVSDEKQAAEPNAESENRNDLTTSKATEAAQESVEKSPVEDASSPAVEDLAAATTPQSPLGAADSAAETPPAETGDDSQASPLVAAVTPPVLALNDQPMEDTPAEEEARVSPSATVEEVVMAESANAGAMATEEAAKDDPAAMEIDDTSQEVMMQ
- the PPP4R2r gene encoding protein phosphatase 4 regulatory subunit 2-related protein, isoform D, which encodes MKSSLLERLDLFNAAPFTVQRLCELLIDPRKQYSRIDKFMRALEKNILVVSTIDPGRKRTESENGDSLDSVVNGDLSMEVNIDIEMENNNGNADEGSSPGAGSAGCAQKASCPRSDDNDQPKAKKAKLEIDGEERSEASDETDTEVATRVKNEKDEKNDNDETDSPHEAAEIEEPDEEVDEADQETKTTKQPAYGSQKEGEQEESFPSSADDEAEDPMVSKSIEAEKELVAQEKKREEDKKVAIEPKEEIVKKEEVVESDKPDGKVAQLGDKAVVKKSTPPADGENQEPVKVKAENEKEEKKHAPIKTEKQDDIDSTETDDAPSAEKPAEEKIASSESKPKTKSEDDPEAETKKSQPEKTETEAAEKSVSDEKQAAEPNAESENRNDLTTSKATEAAQESVEKSPVEDASSPAVEDLAAATTPQSPLGAADSAAETPPAETGDDSQASPLVAAVTPPVLALNDQPMEDTPAEEEARVSPSATVEEVVMAESANAGAMATEEAAKDDPAAMEIDDTSQEVMMQ
- the CG32687 gene encoding uncharacterized protein, isoform B; the encoded protein is MEVYTSDSSDTDSREQKTLDFGRMSLDLVTLEDHLASPQKALLKSSGDIETMLLNHNRLVGLPRLLLQFGNLKILDLSSNAITTLPDAVCQLPLVTLIAKNNLLTNASLPKSLLTKMANGNGNGNATGGTNSTLKELNLSGNQLTHFPEQVTELRHLKYLYLGGNKISSVSKDIWKMQSLHVLSLGGNLISEVPEAVGSLNQLQALVLCDNLIEILPTSIARLKNLKSLLLHKNRLRHLPKDIVALKNLTELSLRDNPLVVRFVQDMALKPPTLLELAGRMVKASGQRPGPYDIPRTLAEYLNSANCCVNPNCKGVFFDNRVEHIKFVDFCGKYRVPLLQYLCSSKCIEPEQPAARGSSVPAASASSGFMMRKVLLG